A window from Engraulis encrasicolus isolate BLACKSEA-1 chromosome 13, IST_EnEncr_1.0, whole genome shotgun sequence encodes these proteins:
- the dnajb2 gene encoding dnaJ homolog subfamily B member 2 isoform X2, which yields MVDYYDILGVSRTASPDDIKKAYRKQALRWHPDKNPDNKDEAERKFKEIAEAYEVLSDRSKRQSYDTYGKEGVHSSSGSSGPSSHTGDFPGFTFTFRNPDDVFREFFGGQDPFADFFDDFPFGGMHHGHRNHSRPAGPGRFFSFPSAGVDFTTFSMGGMGGMDMGGGGGLGNFKSVSTSTRTVNGKRTTTRKIRENGQERTEIEEDGVLKSILINGVADEMALALELSRREQEGIGSSSTSSTSTSTSTSAHTASSTNHQQRLHTHHHHQKPAKTSPAQRSFSSAPFYHCPDGLEDDEDDEDLQMALAYSLSEMEAQQRSAAAAQDFISGSNAAAHYPHSTGLPAHLTP from the exons gtataggAAACAGGCCCTACGGTGGCACCCAGACAAGAACCCCGACAACAAGGACGAAGCAGAGAGGAAGTTTAAGGAGATCGCAGAGGCATATGAAGTTCTCTCAGACA GAAGTAAACGACAGTCATATGACACATATGGCAAGGAAGGAGTTCACAGTAGTTCAG GCTCGAGTGGGCCTTCATCCCATACGGGAGACTTCCCAGGATTCACCTTCACATTCCGAAACCCAGACGATGTCTTCCGGGAGTTCTTTGGGGGACAGGATCCCTTTGCCGACTTCTTCG ATGACTTCCCCTTCGGAGGGATGCACCATGGCCACCGTAACCACTCCAGGCCTGCTGGGCCCGGACGcttcttctccttcccctctgcTGGAG TGGACTTCACTACGTTCTCCATGGGGGGGATGGGAGGCATGGacatggggggaggagggggcctGGGCAACTTCAAGTCCGTCTCCACCTCCACACGCACCGTCAACGGCAAGAGAACCACCACACGGAA GATTCGAGAGAACGGTCAAGAAAGAACAGAGATTGAGGAGGATGGGGTTCTAAAAAGCATTCTCATCAATg GTGTGGCTGACGAGATGGCGCTAGCACTGGAGCTGAGTCGCCGCGAGCAAGAAGGCATcggctcctcctccacctcctccacttccacttccacatcCACCTCCGCCCACACGGCATCGTCCACCAATCACCAGCAGCGCCTGCACACGCATCATCATCACCAGAAGCCAGCCAAGACGAGCCCCGCCCAGCGCTCCTTTAGCTCCGCCCCCTTCTACCACTGTCCGGACGGCCTGGAGGATGACGAGGACGACGAAGACCTGCAGATGGCGCTAGCGTACAGCCTCTCGGAGATGGAGGCGCAGCAACGCTCCGCTGCCGCCGCCCAAGACTTCATCTCAG GTAGCAACGCTGCTGCACACTACCCCCACTCAACCGGCTTGCCTGCGCATCTCACTCcctaa
- the dnajb2 gene encoding dnaJ homolog subfamily B member 2 isoform X3: protein MVDYYDILGVSRTASPDDIKKAYRKQALRWHPDKNPDNKDEAERKFKEIAEAYEVLSDRSKRQSYDTYGKEGVHSSSGSSGPSSHTGDFPGFTFTFRNPDDVFREFFGGQDPFADFFDDFPFGGMHHGHRNHSRPAGPGRFFSFPSAGVDFTTFSMGGMGGMDMGGGGGLGNFKSVSTSTRTVNGKRTTTRKIRENGQERTEIEEDGVLKSILINGVADEMALALELSRREQEGIGSSSTSSTSTSTSTSAHTASSTNHQQRLHTHHHHQKPAKTSPAQRSFSSAPFYHCPDGLEDDEDDEDLQMALAYSLSEMEAQQRSAAAAQDFISDSDFQAFTG from the exons gtataggAAACAGGCCCTACGGTGGCACCCAGACAAGAACCCCGACAACAAGGACGAAGCAGAGAGGAAGTTTAAGGAGATCGCAGAGGCATATGAAGTTCTCTCAGACA GAAGTAAACGACAGTCATATGACACATATGGCAAGGAAGGAGTTCACAGTAGTTCAG GCTCGAGTGGGCCTTCATCCCATACGGGAGACTTCCCAGGATTCACCTTCACATTCCGAAACCCAGACGATGTCTTCCGGGAGTTCTTTGGGGGACAGGATCCCTTTGCCGACTTCTTCG ATGACTTCCCCTTCGGAGGGATGCACCATGGCCACCGTAACCACTCCAGGCCTGCTGGGCCCGGACGcttcttctccttcccctctgcTGGAG TGGACTTCACTACGTTCTCCATGGGGGGGATGGGAGGCATGGacatggggggaggagggggcctGGGCAACTTCAAGTCCGTCTCCACCTCCACACGCACCGTCAACGGCAAGAGAACCACCACACGGAA GATTCGAGAGAACGGTCAAGAAAGAACAGAGATTGAGGAGGATGGGGTTCTAAAAAGCATTCTCATCAATg GTGTGGCTGACGAGATGGCGCTAGCACTGGAGCTGAGTCGCCGCGAGCAAGAAGGCATcggctcctcctccacctcctccacttccacttccacatcCACCTCCGCCCACACGGCATCGTCCACCAATCACCAGCAGCGCCTGCACACGCATCATCATCACCAGAAGCCAGCCAAGACGAGCCCCGCCCAGCGCTCCTTTAGCTCCGCCCCCTTCTACCACTGTCCGGACGGCCTGGAGGATGACGAGGACGACGAAGACCTGCAGATGGCGCTAGCGTACAGCCTCTCGGAGATGGAGGCGCAGCAACGCTCCGCTGCCGCCGCCCAAGACTTCATCTCAG ACTCTGACTTCCAGGCCTTCACGGGCTGA
- the dnajb2 gene encoding dnaJ homolog subfamily B member 2 isoform X1, whose translation MVDYYDILGVSRTASPDDIKKAYRKQALRWHPDKNPDNKDEAERKFKEIAEAYEVLSDRSKRQSYDTYGKEGVHSSSGSSGPSSHTGDFPGFTFTFRNPDDVFREFFGGQDPFADFFDDFPFGGMHHGHRNHSRPAGPGRFFSFPSAGVDFTTFSMGGMGGMDMGGGGGLGNFKSVSTSTRTVNGKRTTTRKIRENGQERTEIEEDGVLKSILINGVADEMALALELSRREQEGIGSSSTSSTSTSTSTSAHTASSTNHQQRLHTHHHHQKPAKTSPAQRSFSSAPFYHCPDGLEDDEDDEDLQMALAYSLSEMEAQQRSAAAAQDFISVTPREQTSGTAQKSTGECTLF comes from the exons gtataggAAACAGGCCCTACGGTGGCACCCAGACAAGAACCCCGACAACAAGGACGAAGCAGAGAGGAAGTTTAAGGAGATCGCAGAGGCATATGAAGTTCTCTCAGACA GAAGTAAACGACAGTCATATGACACATATGGCAAGGAAGGAGTTCACAGTAGTTCAG GCTCGAGTGGGCCTTCATCCCATACGGGAGACTTCCCAGGATTCACCTTCACATTCCGAAACCCAGACGATGTCTTCCGGGAGTTCTTTGGGGGACAGGATCCCTTTGCCGACTTCTTCG ATGACTTCCCCTTCGGAGGGATGCACCATGGCCACCGTAACCACTCCAGGCCTGCTGGGCCCGGACGcttcttctccttcccctctgcTGGAG TGGACTTCACTACGTTCTCCATGGGGGGGATGGGAGGCATGGacatggggggaggagggggcctGGGCAACTTCAAGTCCGTCTCCACCTCCACACGCACCGTCAACGGCAAGAGAACCACCACACGGAA GATTCGAGAGAACGGTCAAGAAAGAACAGAGATTGAGGAGGATGGGGTTCTAAAAAGCATTCTCATCAATg GTGTGGCTGACGAGATGGCGCTAGCACTGGAGCTGAGTCGCCGCGAGCAAGAAGGCATcggctcctcctccacctcctccacttccacttccacatcCACCTCCGCCCACACGGCATCGTCCACCAATCACCAGCAGCGCCTGCACACGCATCATCATCACCAGAAGCCAGCCAAGACGAGCCCCGCCCAGCGCTCCTTTAGCTCCGCCCCCTTCTACCACTGTCCGGACGGCCTGGAGGATGACGAGGACGACGAAGACCTGCAGATGGCGCTAGCGTACAGCCTCTCGGAGATGGAGGCGCAGCAACGCTCCGCTGCCGCCGCCCAAGACTTCATCTCAG TCACACCCAGAGAACAGACCAGTGGTACTGCTCAGAAGAGTACAGGAGAATGTACATTATTTTGA
- the dnajb2 gene encoding dnaJ homolog subfamily B member 2 isoform X4 gives MVDYYDILGVSRTASPDDIKKAYRKQALRWHPDKNPDNKDEAERKFKEIAEAYEVLSDRSKRQSYDTYGKEGVHSSSGSSGPSSHTGDFPGFTFTFRNPDDVFREFFGGQDPFADFFDDFPFGGMHHGHRNHSRPAGPGRFFSFPSAGVDFTTFSMGGMGGMDMGGGGGLGNFKSVSTSTRTVNGKRTTTRKIRENGQERTEIEEDGVLKSILINGVADEMALALELSRREQEGIGSSSTSSTSTSTSTSAHTASSTNHQQRLHTHHHHQKPAKTSPAQRSFSSAPFYHCPDGLEDDEDDEDLQMALAYSLSEMEAQQRSAAAAQDFISGTDG, from the exons gtataggAAACAGGCCCTACGGTGGCACCCAGACAAGAACCCCGACAACAAGGACGAAGCAGAGAGGAAGTTTAAGGAGATCGCAGAGGCATATGAAGTTCTCTCAGACA GAAGTAAACGACAGTCATATGACACATATGGCAAGGAAGGAGTTCACAGTAGTTCAG GCTCGAGTGGGCCTTCATCCCATACGGGAGACTTCCCAGGATTCACCTTCACATTCCGAAACCCAGACGATGTCTTCCGGGAGTTCTTTGGGGGACAGGATCCCTTTGCCGACTTCTTCG ATGACTTCCCCTTCGGAGGGATGCACCATGGCCACCGTAACCACTCCAGGCCTGCTGGGCCCGGACGcttcttctccttcccctctgcTGGAG TGGACTTCACTACGTTCTCCATGGGGGGGATGGGAGGCATGGacatggggggaggagggggcctGGGCAACTTCAAGTCCGTCTCCACCTCCACACGCACCGTCAACGGCAAGAGAACCACCACACGGAA GATTCGAGAGAACGGTCAAGAAAGAACAGAGATTGAGGAGGATGGGGTTCTAAAAAGCATTCTCATCAATg GTGTGGCTGACGAGATGGCGCTAGCACTGGAGCTGAGTCGCCGCGAGCAAGAAGGCATcggctcctcctccacctcctccacttccacttccacatcCACCTCCGCCCACACGGCATCGTCCACCAATCACCAGCAGCGCCTGCACACGCATCATCATCACCAGAAGCCAGCCAAGACGAGCCCCGCCCAGCGCTCCTTTAGCTCCGCCCCCTTCTACCACTGTCCGGACGGCCTGGAGGATGACGAGGACGACGAAGACCTGCAGATGGCGCTAGCGTACAGCCTCTCGGAGATGGAGGCGCAGCAACGCTCCGCTGCCGCCGCCCAAGACTTCATCTCAG GAACAGATGGATGA